The Microcebus murinus isolate Inina chromosome 4, M.murinus_Inina_mat1.0, whole genome shotgun sequence genome has a segment encoding these proteins:
- the SPTY2D1 gene encoding protein SPT2 homolog — protein sequence MDFREILLIASKGQGVNNVPKRYSLAVGPPKKDPKVKGVQSAAVQAFLKRKQEELRQKALEEKRRKEDLVKKRIELKHDKKARAMAKRTKDNFHGYDGIPIEEKSKKRQAMESHTSQGTDQEYEMEEEDEYVEYNQVESEQEYEEEQEPPKVESKPKVSLKSAPPPMNFTDLLRLAEKKQFEPVEIKVVKKSEERPMTAEELREREFLERKRRKKKPETDVKLPPTVSKKAPSQKESMGTKLSKVYEDRHPSSKGMPLPHAEKKSRASTASEKHSALSSSKCMPGERTKAGSGNISQPSLREGHNRPVFNGAGKPHSSTYSPSVPKTSASGTQKSVTERKAKKSPNPNHSKPGSMVIPHNKAKSAGVRQPGSSSNSAPGRPSIATARPTVNSGPTPRWQNGSSSSGPERSISGTKKPSSDSNPSGRPVSGAIGPGRPISSSSGPGRPISGPGSSLRPVGSSRGPGRPVSGPHDLRRPVSGSGPLGPSVSGPGRSISGSVPTGRTVSSSGPGRPVSSLGPGRTVSSSGPLIKPKCTVVSETISSKNIISRSSNGQMNGMKPPLSGYRSAQGPQRPSFPIGYKRHREYEEEDEDDEYDSEMEDFIEDEGESQEEISKHIREIFGYDRKKYKDESDYALRYMESSWKEQQKEEAKSLRLGMQEDLEEMRREEEEMRRRKVKKLKRH from the exons ATGGACTTCAGGGAAATTCTCCTGATAGCTTCCAAAGGACAAGGTGTCAACAATGTGCCG aaaaggtaTAGTTTGGCAGTGGGGCCTCCAAAAAAAGACCCAAAAGTTAAAGGTGTCCAATCAGCAGCTGTACAAGCCTTTCTTAAAAGGAAACAAGAGGAACTCAGACAAAAAG CCttagaagagaaaaggagaaaagaagatctTGTGAAAAAACGAATTGAGCTCAAACATGACAAGAAAGCAAGAGCTATGGCCAAGAGGACAAAAGATAATTTCCATGGTTATGATGGAATTCCTATTGAGGAAAAGTCAAAGAAGAGGCAGGCAATGGAAAGCCACACCAGCCAGGGAACAGACCAAGAGTATGAGATGGAAGAAGAGGATGAATATGTTGAATACAATCAAGTAGAGTCCGAGCAGGAGTATGAGGAAGAGCAAGAACCTCCCAAAGTTGAAAGCAAACCAAAGGTCTCCCTTAAAAGTGCCCCACCACCCATGAACTTCACTGATTTACTCAGGCTGGCTGAGAAAAAGCAGTTTGAACCAGTGGAGATCAAGGTAGTGAAGAAATCAGAAGAGCGGCCTATGACTGCAGAAGAACTTAGGGAGCGAGAATTCCTTGAACGAAAGCGTAGGAAAAAGAAGCCTGAGACAGATGTAAAACTACCTCCAACTGTGTCCAAAAAGGCACCCTCTCAGAAAGAAAGCATGGGCACAAAACTTAGCAAAGTTTATGAAGACAGGCATCCTTCTTCCAAGGGAATGCCCCTTCCTCATGCTGAGAAGAAATCTAGAGCCAGCACGGCCAGTGAGAAACACTCAGCTTTGTCTTCATCCAAATGCATGCCAGGAGAGAGGACCAAGGCAGGCTCCGGCAATATCTCCCAACCCTCACTTCGTGAGGGCCATAACAGACCTGTTTTCAATGGGGCTGGAAAGCCCCATTCCAGTACCTATTCACCAAGTGTCCCAAAGACTTCTGCTAGCGGGACTCAGAAATCTGTTACTGAGCGCAAAGCCAAAAAATCTCCCAATCCTAACCATTCCAAGCCTGGGTCCATGGTCATTCCACATAATAAGGCTAAGAGTGCAGGTGTCAGGCAGCCAGGCAGCAGCTCCAACTCAGCCCCTGGTCGGCCCAGCATAGCAACTGCTCGACCCACAGTTAATTCTGGCCCTACACCCAGGTGGCAGAATGGCAGCTCCAGCTCAGGACCTGAGCGATCCATCAGTGGGACCAAGAAGCCATCCAGTGACTCGAATCCCTCTGGGCGACCAGTCAGTGGTGCTATTGGCCCTGGACGACCAATAAGCAGCTCAAGTGGCCCCGGGCGACCCATCAGTGGCCCAGGTAGTTCTTTGAGACCTGTGGGCAGCTCTAGAGGCCCTGGGCGGCCTGTGAGCGGTCCACATGACCTTCGACGACCAGTGAGTGGCTCAGGCCCCCTTGGGCCATCAGTCAGTGGCCCTGGGAGATCCATAAGTGGCTCAGTTCCAACTGGAAGGACTGTCAGTAGTTCAGGCCCTGGAAGACCAGTGAGCAGCTTGGGACCTGGGCGAACAGTTAGTAGCTCAGGTCCCCTCATAAAGCCCAAGTGCACTGTTGTCTCAGAAACAATTTCTTCCAAGAATATCATTAGCCGGTCTAGCaatggacagatgaatggaatGAAGCCTCCCTTATCTGGCTACAGATCTGCTCAAG GTCCTCAAAGGCCTTCCTTCCCCATTGGTTACAAAAGGCATCGAGAATatgaagaggaagatgaggatgaTGAATATGACTCTGAAATGGAAGATTTTATCGAAGACGAAGGAGAATCTCAGGAAGAAATATCTAAGCACATTCGAGAAATCTTTGGCTATGACCGAAAAAA ATACAAAGATGAAAGTGATTATGCCTTACGTTACATGGAGAGTAGTTGGAAAGAGCAGCAGAAAGAAGAAGCAAAGAG TTTAAGACTAGGTATGCAAGAGGACTTAGAGGAAATGAGAcgtgaagaagaagaaatgcgACGTCGAAAGGTCAAAAAGCTCAAGAGGCATTag